One region of Bacterioplanoides sp. SCSIO 12839 genomic DNA includes:
- a CDS encoding co-chaperone YbbN, protein MNHPQANRNLPWLNQPMVLVDFWAPSCAPCLAMMPLLEKIAEQTPELMLCKVNADEQLELAEHYRIQTLPTLLLFRQGEEVGRLTGVVGESQIKQLLAHCRDQQITALMEQLQQWRMQQPNNRLSSSASPQHLKQLEKHLESLERYLNQFPDDEDVRALLIHVYLDARKSETLAEQKAHWQKKIEQLQQVSNFDWLRGPGIQQACARAAVVLSGLFDQSPVNHWVQAEQYERAATELLRLLEQQPDDSGLRQQFIQLLDLIPDRPKANQLRRQLHAR, encoded by the coding sequence TTGAATCACCCGCAAGCAAATAGAAACTTACCCTGGTTGAACCAGCCAATGGTACTGGTGGATTTCTGGGCGCCGTCTTGTGCTCCTTGCCTCGCCATGATGCCTCTACTGGAAAAAATAGCCGAGCAAACGCCCGAGTTGATGCTGTGTAAAGTGAATGCGGATGAACAGCTGGAGCTGGCGGAACACTATCGTATTCAGACCTTACCGACCTTGCTGTTGTTTCGACAGGGCGAAGAAGTTGGGCGATTAACTGGCGTGGTGGGGGAATCACAAATCAAGCAGCTGCTGGCACACTGTCGCGACCAGCAGATCACAGCACTGATGGAGCAATTACAGCAGTGGCGTATGCAGCAGCCAAATAACAGGTTGTCGTCATCAGCTTCTCCGCAACACCTTAAACAGCTGGAGAAACATCTTGAATCGCTGGAGCGATACCTCAATCAATTTCCGGATGATGAAGACGTCCGTGCATTGCTGATTCATGTGTATCTGGACGCCAGAAAGTCAGAAACCTTGGCCGAACAGAAAGCCCATTGGCAGAAAAAAATTGAACAGCTCCAACAGGTCAGTAACTTTGATTGGTTGCGTGGCCCGGGTATTCAGCAGGCTTGCGCCAGAGCCGCTGTGGTGCTTTCCGGATTGTTTGATCAATCACCGGTGAATCATTGGGTTCAGGCTGAGCAGTACGAACGGGCTGCTACCGAGTTATTGCGCTTGTTAGAACAGCAGCCTGATGATTCTGGGCTGCGTCAGCAATTTATTCAATTGCTTGATCTGATACCCGATCGGCCGAAGGCCAATCAATTACGTCGCCAGTTGCATGCCCGGTAA
- a CDS encoding NADP(H)-dependent aldo-keto reductase: METRSLGNTQLQVSKLCLGTMTWGEQNTEAQAHEQMDYALANGINFFDVAEMYPVPPRPDTQGATERYIGSWFQKSGNRDKVILATKVAGPADWLLHVRGGPQLTREHIVQAVESSLDRLKTDYIDLYQVHWPARKTNFFGQLGYQHQDDADATPLEETLAALNELIQQGKIRHYGLSNETAWGAMKVVQIADANGWPHPVSIQNPYNLLNRSYEVGLAEVSHRENMGLLAYSPLAFGVLSGKYLNDQKPDNARLTLFDRFTRYLGEQAESATQDYCDLAAELGMSPAVMAQAFVTERSFVTSNIIGATTMAQLQENIDSAQVILDSEALAKIDAIHARISNPCP, from the coding sequence ATGGAAACCCGTTCACTTGGCAATACCCAGTTACAGGTCAGTAAACTGTGTTTGGGCACCATGACCTGGGGCGAGCAAAATACCGAAGCTCAGGCACACGAGCAAATGGATTATGCGCTGGCAAACGGCATTAATTTCTTTGATGTGGCCGAAATGTATCCGGTGCCGCCGCGCCCAGACACTCAGGGAGCCACAGAGCGCTACATTGGTAGCTGGTTTCAGAAAAGTGGTAACCGCGACAAAGTCATTCTGGCGACGAAAGTTGCCGGGCCGGCTGATTGGTTATTGCATGTGCGGGGCGGGCCACAATTGACGCGTGAGCATATTGTTCAGGCTGTGGAATCCAGTCTGGATCGTTTAAAAACCGATTATATCGACCTGTATCAGGTGCATTGGCCAGCGCGTAAAACCAACTTCTTCGGCCAGTTGGGCTATCAGCATCAGGACGATGCCGATGCGACGCCATTAGAAGAAACGCTGGCGGCGCTGAATGAGCTGATTCAGCAAGGTAAGATTCGCCATTATGGCCTGTCGAATGAAACCGCCTGGGGCGCGATGAAAGTGGTGCAGATTGCCGATGCCAATGGTTGGCCGCACCCGGTGTCTATTCAAAACCCTTACAACCTGCTGAACCGCAGCTACGAAGTGGGACTGGCGGAAGTATCTCACCGTGAAAATATGGGGTTACTGGCGTATTCACCGCTGGCGTTTGGTGTGTTGAGTGGTAAATATCTGAATGATCAGAAGCCCGACAATGCCCGTTTAACCCTGTTTGATCGGTTTACTCGTTATCTGGGGGAGCAGGCCGAGAGCGCTACGCAGGATTATTGTGATTTGGCCGCTGAACTGGGAATGTCTCCGGCGGTTATGGCGCAGGCATTTGTGACAGAACGCAGTTTTGTTACATCGAATATTATTGGTGCTACCACCATGGCGCAGCTGCAAGAAAATATCGACAGTGCTCAGGTAATTCTCGATAGCGAAGCACTGGCAAAAATTGATGCCATTCACGCGCGTATTTCGAATCCGTGCCCGTAA
- a CDS encoding MATE family efflux transporter: MTQQNTKTHPASNPEKSFKTEELRALRKLTLPILATQLAQIGMGTVDTLMSGYISTRDLAAVAIGTSIWLPVWLFLAGVLVALSPLAAQFNGAGKTTQLPKLLSAALVTGILFGLISAATLMGLSQLLPIIVDDPITADISRQYLFAISLGMPSAGIFLAYRFYAEALNQPAHVTRIMLVGLALNVPANGLFLYGWFGLPELGGVACGIGSTLIFTGMAIAMALNTRKHRLTTETPLWQEVRQPDWSQVRAVIALGLPIGTAIFFEVSLFSVIALFLTELGPVIVAGHQVALNVSSLTFMIPLSLAMALTVRVGHHLGSNQPELAQRAAWLGVKTNLGVAAFNATLMVTLSGFISGLYSPDPEVVKIASGLLLFAAVFQLSDAVQVGAAGALRGYQDTLPVMVITFISYWAIGLALGYYLAFYPQGFNDNQPLGAEGFWTGLVIGLTAAAIALGYRLYRVSSQRID, translated from the coding sequence ATGACACAACAAAACACAAAGACGCACCCGGCCTCAAACCCCGAAAAATCCTTTAAAACAGAGGAATTACGCGCCCTGCGCAAGCTGACACTGCCAATTCTTGCCACGCAGTTGGCACAGATCGGCATGGGGACGGTAGACACGTTAATGTCGGGTTATATCAGCACCCGTGATCTGGCAGCAGTGGCGATTGGCACGTCAATCTGGCTGCCCGTCTGGTTATTTCTGGCTGGGGTTTTGGTGGCCCTTTCGCCATTGGCGGCACAGTTTAATGGCGCTGGCAAAACCACACAGTTACCCAAGTTATTGTCTGCGGCCCTGGTTACCGGCATTTTATTTGGCTTGATATCAGCGGCGACGCTCATGGGGTTATCGCAATTATTGCCCATTATCGTCGACGACCCAATCACTGCTGATATCTCCCGCCAGTATCTGTTTGCAATCTCGTTGGGTATGCCTTCGGCCGGTATTTTTCTGGCTTATCGTTTTTACGCTGAAGCGCTCAATCAACCGGCCCATGTTACCCGCATCATGCTGGTTGGCTTGGCACTGAATGTTCCGGCAAATGGTTTGTTTTTGTACGGCTGGTTTGGCCTGCCGGAATTAGGCGGTGTGGCCTGTGGTATCGGCTCAACTCTGATTTTTACCGGCATGGCCATCGCCATGGCGCTTAACACCCGCAAACATCGGTTAACTACTGAAACACCATTGTGGCAGGAAGTTCGCCAGCCAGATTGGAGCCAGGTCAGAGCCGTGATTGCCTTGGGGCTACCGATTGGCACCGCGATTTTTTTTGAGGTGAGTTTATTTTCGGTGATTGCATTATTCCTGACCGAACTTGGCCCTGTGATTGTTGCCGGACATCAGGTGGCACTGAATGTGTCATCGCTGACCTTTATGATTCCACTCAGCCTGGCGATGGCACTTACTGTGCGTGTTGGCCATCACCTTGGCAGCAATCAGCCCGAACTGGCTCAACGTGCTGCCTGGCTTGGCGTGAAAACAAACCTTGGTGTTGCGGCCTTTAATGCGACTTTGATGGTGACTTTGTCTGGGTTTATTTCCGGCCTGTATTCCCCCGACCCGGAAGTGGTGAAAATTGCCTCAGGCTTATTGCTGTTCGCAGCGGTTTTTCAGTTATCGGATGCAGTTCAGGTTGGTGCAGCTGGTGCTCTTCGTGGTTATCAGGATACCCTGCCGGTGATGGTGATTACCTTTATTTCGTATTGGGCCATTGGCCTGGCGCTGGGTTATTACCTGGCGTTTTATCCGCAAGGCTTTAATGACAACCAACCATTAGGCGCAGAAGGGTTCTGGACGGGGCTGGTGATTGGTTTAACCGCAGCAGCGATTGCGTTGGGATACCGGCTGTATCGGGTGAGCAGTCAGCGCATAGACTGA
- a CDS encoding tyrosine-type recombinase/integrase, which yields MATIRKRAKKDGSFSYYAEIRIKRDGEVVHRESKTWPKKKLAEHWGTKREAELNEPGVLDDILSGQSTTSRMLVSQLIDEYIAAVYPLRPWQKTKSAVLEQLKHSEFGALVASEVLAADIIDHCRGWGAGPSTTMQHVQYIKSVFSVAEELFRVPVKMDEVDKAHQVMSRLKIIGSSEDRERRPTIEEINRLVGLAWKKRMALKGGNRKYRGVLMPMDKIIAFAMFSSRRQGEIVRLTRSGTDFQNKRVLVPDMKHPTKKIGNDVWVSVPEEAWRVLMSVPEIEGEDRYFPNSSRSVGTRFNTLLKEAGLFGEDNLWFHDLRHECTSWLFERDGWQGERWGVSRVAAVTGHRDWNSLRRYTQVDRIEPYNKWENWEWLDRVCEN from the coding sequence ATGGCAACAATCCGAAAGCGCGCCAAAAAAGACGGGAGTTTCTCATATTATGCCGAAATCCGCATTAAGCGGGATGGCGAGGTAGTTCACCGAGAATCTAAAACCTGGCCAAAGAAAAAACTCGCTGAGCATTGGGGAACTAAACGAGAAGCCGAGCTTAATGAGCCAGGCGTTCTTGACGATATTCTTAGTGGTCAATCCACTACCAGTCGCATGTTAGTTTCTCAGTTAATAGATGAGTACATAGCTGCTGTTTACCCCTTACGTCCTTGGCAGAAAACTAAAAGCGCAGTACTTGAGCAACTTAAGCATTCTGAGTTTGGCGCTCTTGTGGCTTCTGAGGTACTTGCTGCAGACATCATTGATCATTGCCGTGGCTGGGGTGCAGGACCGTCAACGACTATGCAACACGTTCAATATATCAAAAGTGTTTTTTCTGTTGCGGAAGAGCTGTTTCGTGTTCCGGTGAAGATGGATGAGGTCGATAAGGCACATCAAGTCATGTCCAGATTAAAGATTATTGGCAGCTCTGAAGATCGTGAGCGAAGACCGACGATCGAGGAGATAAATCGCCTGGTTGGCTTGGCCTGGAAAAAACGAATGGCATTGAAAGGAGGAAATCGTAAATATCGGGGCGTATTGATGCCAATGGATAAAATTATCGCATTTGCCATGTTTTCCAGTCGGCGTCAGGGTGAGATTGTACGACTGACCCGGTCAGGGACTGACTTTCAGAACAAGCGGGTTTTGGTTCCTGATATGAAGCATCCTACCAAAAAGATTGGTAATGATGTTTGGGTCTCTGTACCTGAAGAGGCCTGGCGGGTTTTGATGAGTGTTCCTGAGATTGAAGGCGAAGATCGCTACTTCCCGAACAGCTCTCGCTCAGTCGGCACCCGCTTCAATACACTGTTAAAGGAGGCAGGGTTATTTGGTGAAGATAACTTATGGTTCCATGACTTGCGCCACGAATGTACAAGTTGGTTATTTGAACGTGATGGCTGGCAAGGTGAGCGGTGGGGTGTTTCTCGTGTTGCCGCAGTAACTGGCCACCGAGACTGGAACTCCTTGAGGCGGTACACCCAGGTTGATCGCATTGAACCTTATAATAAATGGGAAAATTGGGAGTGGCTTGACCGGGTCTGTGAAAACTAA